From the genome of Sphingomonas sp. HMP6, one region includes:
- a CDS encoding rhodanese-like domain-containing protein produces MFGFSRKPSHRVVSPAELQTLLRAGTATVVDVREPNEFAAGHIPGAHNLPLSRFDPAALPVVGGKTLILSCAAGRRSAMALDRCAAAKSDVDTHLAGGFGAWTSAGLPVEK; encoded by the coding sequence ATGTTTGGATTCTCGCGTAAACCCTCGCATCGCGTCGTCAGTCCGGCCGAGCTGCAAACGCTGTTGCGCGCCGGCACGGCGACCGTCGTGGATGTTCGCGAGCCCAATGAATTCGCCGCAGGACACATCCCCGGGGCACACAACCTGCCGCTATCGCGCTTCGACCCGGCGGCGCTGCCCGTCGTGGGCGGCAAGACGCTGATCCTGTCCTGCGCAGCCGGCAGACGATCGGCGATGGCACTCGATCGCTGTGCGGCGGCCAAGTCCGATGTCGATACGCATCTTGCCGGTGGCTTCGGCGCCTGGACGTCCGCCGGCCTGCCGGTCGAGAAATAG
- a CDS encoding NAD(P)/FAD-dependent oxidoreductase, whose protein sequence is MSESHIVVLGAGLGGTIAAYEIRAALKGKARVTVVSKGEDYWFVPSNPWVAVGWREPEALRVHLPPVMAKHGIAYTGIGARKVHPESNRIELNDNSLIDYDYLVIATGPELAYDEIAGFGPDHHTVSICETAHAVAAHAKFEELCANPRPIVVGAAQGASCFGPAYEMAMTLDTELKKRKLRDKVPMTFVTPEPYVGHLGLDGVGDTKGLLESEMRNRHIKWITNAKVTSVDDGMMHVTEVNDDGSDKKTYDLPFGWGMLMPPFRGIAAVRGVEGLSNPRGFILTGKHQRNPTYRNIFALGVCIAIPPTGPTPVPVGVPKTGFMIESMVSAIAANLKQLHNGEEPSNEATWNAICLADFGDGGVAFVAKPQIPPRNVNWSSEGKWVHLAKIGFEKYFLRKVRMGESEPFYEKLALHVLGIKKLRFDN, encoded by the coding sequence ATGTCCGAATCGCATATCGTCGTGCTGGGTGCTGGCCTCGGCGGCACGATTGCCGCCTATGAAATCCGCGCAGCATTGAAGGGAAAAGCCCGCGTCACCGTCGTCAGCAAAGGCGAGGATTACTGGTTCGTGCCCTCAAATCCCTGGGTTGCCGTGGGCTGGCGCGAGCCGGAAGCGCTCCGCGTGCACCTGCCTCCTGTCATGGCCAAGCACGGCATTGCCTATACCGGCATTGGCGCGCGCAAGGTCCATCCGGAGTCGAACAGGATCGAGTTAAACGATAATTCGCTTATCGATTATGACTATCTGGTGATCGCGACTGGCCCCGAGCTTGCCTATGACGAGATCGCGGGGTTCGGCCCCGACCATCACACCGTGTCTATCTGTGAGACCGCGCACGCTGTTGCGGCCCATGCGAAGTTCGAGGAACTTTGCGCGAATCCCCGCCCGATCGTGGTCGGCGCCGCCCAAGGCGCGTCGTGTTTCGGCCCGGCCTATGAGATGGCGATGACGCTCGATACCGAGCTGAAGAAGCGCAAGCTCCGCGACAAGGTGCCGATGACCTTCGTCACGCCCGAGCCCTATGTCGGGCATCTCGGCCTCGACGGCGTCGGGGACACCAAGGGTCTTCTCGAAAGCGAGATGCGCAATCGCCACATCAAGTGGATCACCAACGCCAAGGTGACGAGCGTCGACGACGGCATGATGCACGTCACCGAAGTGAACGACGACGGAAGCGACAAGAAAACATACGACCTACCGTTCGGCTGGGGCATGCTGATGCCGCCGTTCCGCGGGATTGCGGCGGTGCGCGGTGTCGAGGGGCTATCCAACCCGCGCGGCTTCATCCTGACCGGCAAGCATCAGCGCAACCCGACCTATCGCAATATCTTCGCGCTCGGCGTGTGCATCGCGATTCCGCCGACCGGACCCACGCCGGTGCCGGTGGGGGTCCCCAAGACCGGTTTCATGATCGAGTCGATGGTGAGCGCGATTGCCGCCAACCTGAAGCAACTGCACAATGGCGAGGAGCCAAGCAACGAAGCCACTTGGAACGCGATCTGCCTCGCCGATTTTGGTGACGGTGGCGTCGCCTTCGTCGCCAAGCCGCAGATTCCGCCACGCAACGTCAATTGGTCGTCCGAAGGCAAATGGGTGCATCTGGCCAAGATCGGCTTCGAGAAATACTTCCTGCGCAAGGTGCGGATGGGCGAGAGCGAGCCCTTCTACGAAAAGCTCGCGCTGCATGTACTCGGCATCAAGAAACTCCGCTTCGACAATTAA
- a CDS encoding YgaP family membrane protein yields MNLDRAVLAFAGTIVLVSAILAVTVSPWWIALTLFAGANMLQASLTGWCPAAMIFKALGVRAGTAFR; encoded by the coding sequence ATGAACCTCGATCGGGCCGTATTGGCCTTTGCCGGCACGATAGTGCTGGTCAGTGCCATCCTCGCCGTCACCGTGTCCCCTTGGTGGATCGCGCTGACGCTTTTTGCTGGCGCCAACATGCTGCAGGCCAGCCTGACCGGATGGTGCCCAGCAGCCATGATCTTCAAGGCGCTCGGCGTCCGCGCCGGAACGGCCTTTCGCTGA
- a CDS encoding TolC family protein: MPASAQSLDTVIAESMARSPSLEGARARAESARAGVSAARAERAPSAALEGQIGVGRIDPQGFFGLTADDVVPRSARATVELPLFTGGRINAAIRQATGGAEAADQQVRMTALELRVHVVQAYVRAVAARELIARYDTLNRALDETLRQARLKFKAGEGTSTETAQAEARRAEAEAGLSGAQGQLAGAMAQLETLAGHPVALNGDLPGAPQIPSSRDAAIAMALKGNPAVLAALRQINAARAKSDGVRAERLPTIGAYAEAASVRDQFFPGYKADSASVGLRARWSIFSGGRIGAKASGAAADLRAAQADADDARLVVEQQAVIAFEDVTTARAVLSASEARLTASEAALRGTALEVKAGVKPQLAQLDAVREAIEAQAARAEAGGRVLVAAYRLRAIAGID; encoded by the coding sequence ATGCCGGCATCGGCCCAAAGCCTCGACACGGTGATTGCGGAGTCGATGGCGCGATCCCCGTCGCTCGAAGGCGCGCGGGCGCGCGCCGAGTCGGCGCGCGCCGGAGTCAGCGCGGCCAGAGCAGAACGCGCCCCATCCGCTGCGCTCGAGGGCCAGATTGGTGTCGGGCGGATCGACCCGCAGGGGTTTTTCGGGCTCACCGCCGATGATGTCGTGCCGCGATCGGCGCGCGCCACGGTTGAGCTGCCGCTGTTCACCGGCGGTCGAATCAACGCCGCGATCCGCCAAGCGACCGGAGGTGCCGAAGCGGCCGACCAACAGGTGCGGATGACCGCGCTCGAGCTGCGAGTCCACGTCGTTCAGGCCTATGTGCGGGCGGTTGCTGCCCGAGAGTTGATCGCGCGCTACGACACGCTCAATCGCGCGCTCGACGAGACGCTTCGCCAGGCGCGGCTCAAGTTCAAAGCAGGCGAGGGCACCTCGACCGAAACCGCTCAGGCCGAGGCACGCCGCGCCGAAGCGGAAGCCGGTCTGTCGGGTGCCCAGGGGCAATTGGCCGGGGCCATGGCGCAGCTTGAGACGCTCGCAGGCCATCCCGTCGCGCTCAATGGTGATTTGCCCGGTGCGCCCCAAATCCCTTCATCGCGCGACGCGGCGATTGCGATGGCGCTGAAGGGAAATCCGGCGGTGCTCGCCGCGCTTCGCCAGATCAATGCCGCACGCGCCAAATCCGACGGCGTGCGCGCGGAGCGATTGCCGACCATCGGTGCCTATGCCGAAGCGGCCAGCGTACGCGACCAGTTTTTCCCCGGTTACAAGGCCGACAGCGCCTCGGTCGGGCTGCGCGCACGGTGGTCCATTTTCAGTGGCGGGCGGATCGGTGCCAAAGCAAGCGGCGCTGCCGCTGACCTCCGCGCTGCGCAAGCCGATGCCGACGATGCCCGGCTCGTCGTCGAGCAACAAGCCGTCATCGCATTCGAAGACGTGACGACCGCGCGCGCTGTTTTATCGGCGAGCGAAGCTCGGCTAACAGCAAGCGAAGCGGCTCTGCGTGGCACGGCGCTGGAAGTGAAAGCCGGCGTAAAGCCGCAACTTGCCCAGCTGGACGCCGTGCGGGAGGCAATCGAGGCGCAAGCCGCGCGGGCGGAGGCTGGTGGACGGGTATTGGTAGCCGCATACCGCCTGCGCGCGATCGCGGGCATTGATTAG
- a CDS encoding cytochrome-c peroxidase codes for MMRIAIGLVFVASVALAGCDKQKSSTGQPVGTPAALNPTVAASEPLMENARTLFKAIPATAPALPGNNTTPAKLALGKMLFFDPRLSASHAISCASCHNIGLGGTDNEPTSIGHHWQHGGRNAPTVLNAVFNTAQFWDGRAADLQAQAGGPMVNPVEMASPQTHVAEQLKGIPGYRDAFAKAFPDEADPISLLNVQKAIAVFEAGLLTPDAPFDRYLNGDAKALTVTQKQGLKLFIDKGCAACHSGINVGGGMYAKFGVVASPGAAMRPPGDKGRSAVTGLVGDDYNFKVPSLRNIALTAPYFHTGSVWDLRQAVEVMGNAQLGDKLAAPEVDHITAFLGSLTGAQPRVVIPILPASVAGTSRPQP; via the coding sequence ATGATGCGGATCGCCATCGGACTCGTTTTTGTTGCAAGCGTCGCGCTTGCAGGCTGCGACAAGCAAAAATCTTCGACCGGTCAGCCGGTCGGTACCCCCGCCGCGCTGAACCCGACGGTAGCCGCCAGCGAGCCGCTCATGGAAAACGCGCGGACATTATTCAAAGCCATCCCCGCCACCGCTCCGGCGCTGCCCGGGAATAACACGACGCCAGCCAAGCTCGCGCTAGGCAAGATGCTGTTCTTCGATCCGCGGCTGTCGGCAAGCCACGCCATAAGCTGCGCTTCGTGTCATAATATCGGTCTCGGCGGGACTGATAATGAGCCGACATCTATCGGTCATCACTGGCAGCATGGCGGTCGAAATGCCCCAACAGTATTGAACGCTGTCTTCAATACCGCACAGTTCTGGGATGGGCGCGCCGCCGACCTCCAGGCGCAGGCGGGCGGGCCGATGGTCAATCCGGTCGAGATGGCGTCGCCGCAAACGCATGTTGCGGAGCAGCTAAAGGGTATCCCCGGCTATCGCGATGCGTTCGCCAAAGCATTTCCGGATGAGGCTGATCCGATCAGCTTGTTGAATGTGCAAAAGGCGATCGCCGTTTTCGAAGCTGGATTGCTGACGCCCGATGCCCCGTTTGATCGATACCTGAACGGCGATGCGAAGGCGTTGACGGTCACTCAAAAACAGGGGCTGAAACTGTTCATCGACAAGGGGTGTGCTGCTTGCCACAGCGGGATCAACGTCGGCGGCGGGATGTATGCAAAATTCGGGGTTGTGGCCTCGCCGGGGGCGGCGATGCGGCCGCCAGGCGACAAAGGCCGGTCGGCGGTCACCGGCTTGGTCGGCGATGACTATAATTTCAAAGTCCCGTCGCTCCGCAACATTGCTCTGACCGCGCCCTATTTCCACACCGGATCGGTGTGGGACCTGCGCCAGGCGGTTGAAGTGATGGGCAATGCCCAGCTCGGTGATAAACTGGCAGCACCCGAAGTCGATCATATCACGGCGTTTCTCGGCAGCTTAACCGGGGCGCAGCCGCGCGTTGTGATACCGATCCTGCCCGCCAGCGTTGCGGGGACCTCGCGACCCCAGCCATGA
- a CDS encoding carboxymuconolactone decarboxylase family protein: MVEDWLALMGTMNGAVRDLRAASPDVMKAFSDMARAAHGGEALDAKTKELVALAISVAVRCDPCIAYHAEGAVKQGASRAEVSETLAMAVYMGAGPSVMYAAKALEAVDQIVAREAPMP, from the coding sequence ATGGTAGAAGACTGGTTGGCGTTGATGGGCACCATGAACGGCGCGGTGCGGGATCTTCGTGCGGCCTCACCCGATGTGATGAAGGCGTTTTCGGATATGGCCCGAGCTGCTCATGGTGGTGAAGCGCTCGATGCAAAGACCAAGGAACTTGTCGCGCTGGCGATCAGCGTCGCTGTCCGCTGCGATCCGTGCATCGCCTATCATGCCGAAGGCGCCGTGAAGCAGGGCGCTTCCCGTGCCGAAGTGTCGGAAACATTGGCCATGGCGGTCTACATGGGCGCCGGACCGTCGGTGATGTACGCCGCCAAGGCACTTGAGGCCGTCGATCAGATCGTAGCGCGCGAGGCGCCTATGCCATGA
- a CDS encoding class I SAM-dependent methyltransferase has product MKSSQPNGENPTSDDWAGARGEKWLAQLGRMEAMLAPVDAPLIELLALGGARRIADLACGGGGTTLAVAAASDPGAAVFGYDISPALVLFAQRRAAPADPAPVFAVGDSASLAVGVPFDRIVSRFGTMFFANPAVAFANIAGLLAPGGRFAFAVWGPPADNRWMAIVRETIGALIDLPPPPADAPGPMRYGEVEILLEMLNKVGFRHVEVQDWRGDLAIGGDLEPHAAARFALESMSVAQALSDRGPELIARATVALAQRFEQHWSNGGVRLPARVHLVHGTL; this is encoded by the coding sequence ATGAAATCGAGTCAGCCCAACGGCGAAAATCCGACCAGCGATGACTGGGCAGGCGCACGCGGCGAGAAATGGCTGGCGCAACTCGGCCGGATGGAAGCCATGTTGGCTCCGGTCGATGCACCATTGATCGAGCTGCTCGCGCTGGGCGGCGCGCGGCGGATTGCCGACCTCGCCTGTGGCGGCGGTGGCACGACGCTGGCCGTCGCCGCTGCTTCCGATCCAGGAGCGGCGGTGTTCGGATACGACATCTCTCCTGCGCTGGTGCTGTTCGCGCAGCGCCGCGCGGCGCCGGCCGATCCGGCCCCGGTATTTGCCGTGGGGGATAGCGCCAGCCTAGCGGTCGGAGTGCCGTTCGACCGGATCGTCTCGCGGTTCGGGACGATGTTCTTCGCTAATCCCGCCGTTGCCTTTGCCAATATCGCGGGGCTGCTGGCACCGGGGGGTCGCTTTGCCTTCGCCGTCTGGGGGCCACCGGCCGATAATCGCTGGATGGCGATCGTGCGCGAAACGATCGGCGCGCTGATCGACCTGCCGCCGCCGCCGGCCGATGCGCCAGGGCCGATGCGCTATGGAGAAGTCGAGATACTGCTCGAGATGCTGAACAAGGTCGGCTTTCGCCACGTCGAAGTGCAGGACTGGCGCGGGGACCTTGCTATCGGCGGCGATCTCGAGCCTCATGCCGCTGCCCGGTTCGCGTTAGAGAGCATGTCGGTGGCGCAGGCGCTATCCGATCGAGGGCCAGAACTGATCGCGCGCGCAACGGTGGCACTTGCGCAGCGGTTTGAGCAACACTGGTCGAACGGTGGGGTTCGACTCCCCGCGCGCGTCCACCTTGTCCACGGCACCCTCTGA
- a CDS encoding methyltransferase family protein: MSVADHLIYALLWLGFAMSHSVLAGADLRRGMGRLVGRAHRLVYNALALLALLAVLATGHWLAGSALPFMMPLALRWVMNAAVIAGLVLGWVALRSYHLGAFIGTAQLRGADDTAAALSVSGLHRWIRHPLYSAVLLIVWGMARSELDVATACWVTLYLIIGSRIEEQRLIARYGDAYRRYRSTTPAFLPRWRRATSR; encoded by the coding sequence ATGTCGGTTGCTGATCACCTGATTTATGCCCTGCTGTGGCTTGGCTTTGCTATGAGCCATAGCGTCCTGGCCGGTGCCGATCTCCGCCGAGGTATGGGTCGGCTGGTCGGGCGGGCGCACCGGCTTGTTTATAATGCGCTGGCGCTTCTTGCACTGCTCGCCGTGTTGGCGACCGGTCATTGGCTTGCCGGTAGTGCACTGCCATTCATGATGCCGTTGGCGCTGCGTTGGGTGATGAATGCCGCGGTTATCGCTGGGCTCGTGCTCGGCTGGGTAGCGCTGCGATCCTATCACCTCGGCGCGTTCATCGGCACGGCGCAATTGCGCGGTGCCGATGATACCGCTGCGGCGCTGTCTGTGAGCGGCCTGCATCGCTGGATACGCCATCCGCTCTATTCGGCAGTATTGCTGATCGTCTGGGGGATGGCTCGTTCGGAGCTGGATGTGGCGACGGCCTGCTGGGTGACCTTGTACCTGATTATTGGCAGCCGCATCGAGGAGCAGCGCTTGATCGCGCGTTATGGCGACGCCTATCGACGTTATCGCTCGACGACTCCGGCATTCCTGCCGCGGTGGCGACGGGCGACATCGCGCTGA
- a CDS encoding peroxiredoxin, which translates to METDTQARIGLPRIGDPAPDFTAKTTMGPRSLADYRGKWLILFSHPADFTPVCTTEFMGFANATADFAALDCALLGLSIDSVHSHIAWVRTIKEKFGVDITFPIIDDLSMQIAHAYGMIHPGASDTAAVRATFIIDPEGIVRAMVYYPMSNGRSVAEFLRLLEALQTADANKIATPEGWQPGEDVIVPPPATVEAADARASEGYAYVDWFFSKRPLAA; encoded by the coding sequence ATGGAAACTGACACCCAGGCCCGCATCGGCTTGCCACGCATCGGTGACCCAGCGCCCGACTTTACCGCAAAGACGACGATGGGGCCGCGCTCGCTGGCAGATTATCGTGGCAAATGGTTGATCCTCTTCTCGCATCCAGCGGATTTCACGCCGGTTTGCACCACCGAGTTCATGGGCTTCGCCAATGCGACCGCCGACTTTGCAGCGCTCGATTGCGCGCTGCTCGGGCTGTCGATCGACTCGGTCCACTCGCACATCGCCTGGGTGCGAACGATCAAGGAGAAATTCGGCGTCGACATCACTTTTCCGATTATCGACGACCTGTCGATGCAGATTGCCCATGCTTACGGCATGATCCATCCCGGCGCGTCGGACACGGCGGCTGTGCGTGCGACCTTCATCATCGATCCCGAAGGAATCGTCCGTGCGATGGTCTATTATCCGATGTCCAACGGCCGATCGGTGGCCGAATTCCTCCGATTGCTCGAAGCCTTGCAGACTGCCGACGCCAACAAGATCGCCACCCCCGAAGGCTGGCAGCCCGGAGAGGATGTTATCGTGCCGCCGCCAGCGACCGTCGAAGCGGCAGACGCACGCGCAAGCGAAGGCTATGCCTATGTCGACTGGTTCTTCAGCAAGCGCCCTCTCGCCGCGTGA
- a CDS encoding amino acid ABC transporter ATP-binding/permease protein has product MNRSPIPAAFGLGERATLRWATVCALLAGLSSILLLALSGWFLTAAAIAGVGGAAAVLAFNYLLPSAAIRGLAIIRTGSRYGERLLAHRAALLGIATLRAQLFGRLAAQDSRISADLSGGDASGRLMGDIAALEDLIIRRPTRPASLVAAAFAVGLTCFAGWASALALASMLGALPFLLAVMARRVTAVPARDAADALGELRTKFVDYAAARPEIIAYGLADRVLADLDAQAGRLDLARARLFRGEALIAGLMMGYGALSAALVLTLAVGAAADIALALLAATASVEAMAAFARSAFRHASVEESLERLSTLTALPQGAVPPMALDTTAMTFALGPTRLLPASRVAITGVSGSGKTRLVEALAGLRPAIHAIMIDDMPIANCAADRLRQHFALSPQDATLIAGTIADNLRLARPRVTVQQMQDALTTACLADRIAAMPDGLETRIGEDGGTLSGGERKRLSLARALLAGRPWLILDEPTEGLDAATEADLVARLDAWLRMTATGLILVSHRPAPLMLATQQIAISNLAPTVSDYKYDYVK; this is encoded by the coding sequence ATGAACCGTTCGCCGATCCCCGCCGCGTTCGGTCTCGGCGAGCGCGCCACTCTGCGATGGGCGACGGTCTGTGCACTGCTTGCCGGACTCTCATCGATCCTGTTGTTGGCGCTGTCGGGCTGGTTTCTGACAGCAGCGGCAATCGCTGGTGTCGGCGGCGCGGCAGCGGTGCTCGCGTTCAACTATCTGCTCCCCAGCGCAGCGATCCGTGGGCTCGCCATCATACGGACTGGCAGCCGCTATGGCGAACGCCTCCTCGCACATCGCGCAGCTTTGCTAGGCATAGCGACTCTCCGCGCGCAATTGTTCGGCAGACTCGCTGCGCAGGACAGCCGGATTTCCGCCGACCTATCCGGCGGCGACGCGAGCGGGCGGCTGATGGGCGATATCGCGGCGCTTGAGGATCTGATCATCCGCCGTCCCACGCGGCCAGCGAGCTTGGTCGCCGCAGCGTTTGCGGTGGGGCTTACCTGCTTCGCCGGTTGGGCTTCGGCGCTGGCACTGGCGTCGATGCTCGGCGCCTTGCCGTTCCTTCTCGCGGTCATGGCCAGACGGGTCACTGCCGTTCCTGCCCGCGACGCCGCAGACGCGCTTGGCGAACTTCGGACGAAGTTCGTCGACTATGCTGCCGCGCGGCCGGAGATCATTGCTTATGGCCTCGCCGATCGCGTCCTAGCCGATCTCGATGCCCAGGCCGGGCGTCTCGATCTTGCCCGTGCGCGCCTGTTTCGCGGCGAGGCGCTGATCGCGGGACTAATGATGGGATACGGTGCGCTCAGCGCTGCGCTGGTCCTAACGCTCGCGGTGGGCGCTGCAGCCGACATCGCCCTCGCGCTGCTCGCCGCGACAGCATCGGTCGAGGCGATGGCCGCCTTTGCTCGAAGCGCATTCCGCCATGCCAGCGTTGAAGAGTCGTTGGAGCGATTGTCGACGTTGACCGCACTGCCCCAGGGCGCGGTTCCGCCAATGGCGCTCGACACGACCGCAATGACTTTTGCGCTGGGACCGACCCGGCTTCTGCCGGCCTCGCGCGTCGCGATCACGGGCGTTTCGGGTTCGGGCAAGACGCGCCTGGTCGAGGCGCTGGCAGGGCTGCGGCCCGCCATTCATGCGATCATGATCGATGACATGCCCATCGCGAATTGTGCTGCCGACCGGCTGCGCCAACACTTCGCCCTGTCGCCGCAGGATGCCACGCTGATCGCTGGCACGATTGCCGACAATCTCCGCCTCGCACGACCAAGAGTGACAGTGCAACAGATGCAGGACGCACTGACGACCGCGTGCCTCGCCGATCGTATCGCAGCGATGCCGGACGGACTGGAGACACGGATCGGGGAAGATGGCGGAACGCTTTCCGGGGGCGAGCGCAAACGATTGTCGCTGGCTCGCGCACTGCTTGCCGGGCGCCCCTGGTTGATTCTCGACGAGCCGACTGAAGGGCTCGATGCGGCAACCGAGGCGGACCTGGTTGCGCGGCTGGACGCCTGGCTGCGCATGACCGCGACCGGGCTAATTCTGGTTTCGCACCGCCCCGCCCCACTCATGCTGGCGACGCAGCAGATTGCAATCAGCAACCTCGCTCCGACCGTCAGCGACTATAAATACGATTACGTTAAATGA
- a CDS encoding ABC transporter ATP-binding protein/permease yields the protein MSKQKIAGLAWLADLVGAALFAWGIADAIARLAVGTALPLVAVAAIVGGGMVRAASVLLVHALAIQGAQATSTALRSLVLRRLLAAPLSLAPLIGQSAIFAIDHPETIAQYEARFVPARMAATAVPLVVLVIVAFASMVAAGILLVTLIPFAFGMILAGSMARGASERQMAALGRLSGLFVDRVRTLQIIRHFGAEERIARQVAAATRDVADRTIIVLRAAFLSSAVMEFFAALSVALVAVYCGFSLLGLLPFPNPETLTLREAFFVLAMAPEFYLPMRRLAAAYHEKQLGEAARTELRPILEAETVAPPEARYHGVKVAHLTIDWPGRRIGPVDLVIGKTGMVALTGITGSGKTSMLAAIAGQIAPSNGTVTPIAPEDIAWAAQRPLILPGTLRDNLALARPGADDSDILAVSERIGLLPLIASRPEGLDLAFDYRGSGLSGGERRRIGLARAVLSARPLLLCDEPTADLDAKSAEDIIAMLRDMARHQAIIVATHDARLIGVADAEVQL from the coding sequence ATGAGTAAACAAAAAATAGCAGGTTTGGCTTGGCTGGCTGATCTGGTTGGCGCAGCGCTCTTCGCGTGGGGGATCGCTGACGCCATCGCCAGGCTTGCGGTGGGCACGGCGCTGCCGCTCGTCGCGGTGGCTGCTATCGTGGGGGGCGGGATGGTTCGCGCCGCATCGGTCCTGCTGGTGCATGCACTCGCAATTCAGGGTGCGCAGGCAACGTCGACTGCCTTGAGAAGTCTTGTGCTCCGCCGCCTGCTGGCCGCGCCGCTGTCGCTCGCGCCGCTGATTGGCCAATCGGCCATATTCGCGATCGATCACCCCGAGACCATCGCGCAATATGAAGCCCGATTCGTCCCCGCCCGCATGGCGGCCACCGCAGTGCCGCTCGTCGTCCTCGTCATCGTCGCCTTCGCGAGCATGGTCGCTGCCGGGATATTGCTGGTGACGTTGATACCCTTCGCGTTCGGCATGATCCTCGCGGGATCAATGGCCAGGGGCGCTTCGGAACGGCAGATGGCGGCGCTCGGGCGATTGTCTGGGCTGTTTGTCGACCGGGTGCGGACGCTGCAGATCATTCGCCATTTCGGGGCAGAGGAGCGGATTGCCCGGCAAGTCGCCGCCGCGACTCGCGACGTCGCCGATCGCACGATCATCGTGCTGCGCGCGGCATTCCTGTCGAGCGCGGTGATGGAGTTTTTCGCGGCGCTGTCGGTAGCGCTGGTCGCGGTCTATTGTGGGTTCAGTCTGCTCGGCCTGCTGCCTTTTCCCAACCCTGAAACGCTTACGCTGCGCGAAGCCTTTTTCGTGCTCGCGATGGCACCTGAATTCTACCTGCCGATGCGGCGTTTGGCCGCCGCCTATCATGAGAAGCAGCTCGGCGAGGCGGCGCGGACTGAGCTTCGCCCGATCCTAGAGGCCGAAACGGTAGCGCCGCCCGAGGCACGCTATCATGGCGTCAAGGTAGCTCATCTGACGATCGACTGGCCGGGGCGGCGGATCGGCCCTGTCGATCTGGTGATCGGCAAAACCGGGATGGTCGCGCTGACCGGGATAACGGGAAGCGGCAAGACGAGCATGCTCGCCGCCATCGCCGGGCAGATTGCTCCCTCGAATGGCACCGTCACGCCAATCGCTCCCGAGGACATCGCTTGGGCGGCGCAGCGCCCACTGATTCTGCCCGGTACGCTCCGCGATAATCTTGCGCTCGCCAGACCTGGGGCGGACGATTCCGACATCCTGGCTGTCTCTGAACGGATTGGCCTGTTGCCGTTGATTGCCTCACGCCCTGAAGGCCTTGATCTCGCGTTTGATTATCGCGGTTCGGGCCTCTCAGGCGGCGAACGGCGCCGCATCGGTCTGGCGCGCGCGGTGCTCTCGGCACGTCCGCTGCTGCTCTGTGATGAACCCACCGCCGATCTGGATGCCAAGAGTGCGGAAGACATCATCGCCATGCTCCGCGACATGGCGCGACACCAAGCCATCATTGTCGCAACCCATGATGCCAGGCTGATCGGCGTCGCTGATGCAGAGGTGCAGCTATGA